CAATCGATGGTGGCCGCATCCGTCGAGGGGGGCGCATCGGTGCCGCTGTCGGCGATGCGCCCGTCGCGCACCAGCAGCCAGCCGCGCGTGTCGGTCCCCGCATCGGGGTCGATGAGCCGCGCATCGGTGAACAGGGTCGAGGTCATGGGGCGGTCCCCCTCAAGGGTGGTTGCGAGGCCGGTTTAGGCGAAAACCGCGTTCGGGAAAACCTTGCATTCGCGCGGCGGCGTGAGATGCTGTGTGCATGGGTGGACCAGGGGGTTTCGGGGCCATGTGGGCACGGGTGTTCGGTATCGTCGGTTTGGTGATGGCGCTTGCGCTCGCACCTGCGGCCATGGCGCAGGATGCCGAGGTGCCGCCCGAGGTGATCGAGGAATGCCACACGCTGATCAAGGGCTACGACGAGATGCCCGGCTGCCTCAAGGGCGGCACGATCGGCTACCGGATGCTCGCGATGGCGGTGGAAGAGGACATGTACGGTGCCACGGGCGCCGAGGTGGTCCGCATCTGCCGCGAGACGAATGACGGAAGCTACGCGGCTTGGCTGTGCTTCAGGACCGCGGTCGAGAAGGCGGTGGAGATCCGCGGCATGATCGGCGCGGCGCAGATGACCGACCGATGCTATCGCGAGCTGTCGGACCCCGCGAGGCAACGGCGGCTGACCGACGCGGCAGCGACGTTGCGCCGCGCGGTCGCGGGTGACGGCTACTGGGGCGGGATGACGACCTACAGGGCCTTCCGGGGCTGCGGCGCCGAGCCCGAGCCTGACGCCGCGTCCGAGACGGGCGGGCACCGGCATGACCACGCGGTCGAGGACGCGACGGGCGGCTACACGCGCGAGGCGTGCCGCGCCTATGGCGAGGTGGAGGCGGCCATCCGGGCGCGGGAAGCGTCCGAGCTTCGCGCGGTCCTGACCGAGTTGCGGGGCCTGCCCGAGGATGAGCGGCTCGATGCGTTGACGCGCTACGGCGTGTCGGAGCCGAGCGTCGATGTCCTGCGCGACGAGCTTTCGGGCGACGAGGCGCTGGGCGCGGCGATGGTGCTCATGGGTTTCCTGCGCGAGAGCCATCCGGGCGTGTTCGCCGACGCCATGGCGGCCGCCGGGCAGGAGACGGGCCCGGTTGCCGATGCGGCGCGGGCGGGCGTGCTCGACCTGCTCATGGGCGGTGTCCTTGACAGTTACCGCACGGCCTGCCCGGGGTGATCGGGCGCGTGCGGGCGGCGGCGCGGGTGCCGCGAGCGGGATCAGCCGCCCCGTGACCTGTCCGCGTCGCGCTGGATCCCGTGCATCAGGCGCATGACCTCGCGCGCGTCGTGGATGCGTTCGAAGCCGATCTCGACACGGCGCTGGCCGTTCTTCGTGCGGCGGTATTCGTGGGCGAAGTGGAGCGAAGGCGGATCGCCCTCCTGCAGGCTGAGGGCCGTGTCGTCGTCGATGCGGTAGGAGTCGAGCCTCTTGCCCTGAAGCGGCAGGTCGGTCGCGATGAAGGCGCGGCGGTCGGTGAGCGTGTACCACGTATGCCGGCGCCGGAAGCCGGGCCAGAAGAGCGCGCCGGCGACGATCCCCAGCCCCACCGTGAAATGGATGAGGCCGAAGGTCCAGAAGAAGCCGCCCGCCGTCGCGGCAAGGGCCATCCAGAGAAGCGCGAAGCCCGCGAAGACCAGCCCGAAGGCCGCGCCCGCCCAGTTCGCGACGCCGAGCCGCAGGGTGGCGTCGGGGCGGCCCTGCCAGAGGATCGTCTCGCCCTCGTCGAGGATGCCTGCCCACGGGTCGCTCCGGTCACGCATCGTCCGGTCCGCCCTCCTCGCGCGCGGCTTTGATCTCGGCGGCGATGGCGGCAGGGTTCGCCATGAATTGCATCAGGAACCCGGTGCCGTCGGAGAGGCGCAGCCGCAGGCGCCAGAGCGACAGCGGGTCCGCTTCCTCGATCCCGGAAAGCGCGACGGCAAAGCTGCGTTCGGGCGCGCGGGCGTCTTCGAAGAGGAGGCGGCGGTCGGTGAGGTGCCAGCGGTTGTCGCGGTGCCGGAGCCAGCGTGACGGCCCGTCGAAAAGCCCTATGGAGAGGATCGCGAAAACGAGCAGAAGCGCGGCGAAGCGCCAGGCGGGCAGCAGGGGCGACCATTCACCCAGCGCCAGGGCGAGCGCGCCGAAAGCGAGCGCGGTCAGCGCCCCGATGAGGCCGGCGCGCAGGGCAAAGACCCGCAGCGACGGGCGGTAGGTGGCCAGCAGGTGCTCGCCGTCCATGAGCGGCGGGCCCGGCGCGGGGCCGTCGTTCACGTGGCCATCCAGATCATCAGCGCGGTCATGGCGAAGATGACGAGAAGCGCGATCATCGCCACGCGCCCCGAAATGGCCGCGTCCGAGCGTTCGGGCCTGGCGGGATCGGGCGGGGGCACGTCGGAGGGCGCGGCGCTTTCGCTCGGCAGCGGCTCGAACTGCACCGGCGCGCTTTCCTCGCGCCAGGTGCCGATCCAGCGCAAAGGCGGCTGCGGCATGATGTGCTGTTCCCGGCCCTCGAAGGCGCGCGAGCGGACGATGAGCACGTGGCCCGTCAGCCCGTCGAGCCGCGCGCGGTCGGCGGCGAGATCGGCCTCGGCCACGCCCAGCCCCTCGTTCAGGTAGCCCGAGAGGCCGACGCCGGTCAGATCGCTCACCGGGAAGACCTCGACATGCTCGGGATCGAGCGTGCCCGCGCCCAGCGCCGCGCGGAGCGGCCAGTCGTCGCCATCGCGCTCGGTGAAGGCGGGTATCTCCTCGGGCGGAAGGTCGATGGAGAAGACGCGGATCAACCCGTGCTCGTTCTGGGGGATGTGAAACCGGTCGCTCATGCCATCATCTCCTTCGGTGTTGCGCGCAGGTTGCGGGCCAGGAGGTCCATCGCGGCCATGCGCACGGCGACACCCATCTCGACCTGCTCCCTGATGACGGAACGGTTGATGTCGTCTGCCAGTTCCCCGTCGATTTCCACGCCCCGGTTCATCGGCCCCGGATGCATGACGATGGCATCGGGCGCGGCAAAGCCCAGTTTCGCGGCATCGAGGCCGAAACGGTGGTAGTATTCGCGTTCGGAGGGGATGAAGCCGCCATCCATCCGCTCGCGCTGAAGCCGCAGCATCATCACCACGTCCACGTCGCGCAGCCCCTCGGCCATGTCGTCGAACACCTCCACCCCGAAGGCGTCGATCCCCGCGGGCATCAGCGTGGGCGGCCCGATGAGGCGGATGCGGTTTTCCATCTTGTTGAGAAGGATGATGTTGGATCGCGCGACGCGGCTATGGGCGATGTCGCCGCAGATCGCGACCGAGAGGCGGTGCAGCCGTCCCTTGGCCCGGCGGATCGTGAGCGCGTCGAGAAGCGCCTGCGTCGGATGCTCGTGCCGCCCGTCGCCGGCGTTCAGCACCGCGCAGTTCACCTTCTGCGCCAGCAGGTCCACCGCGCCCGAATGCGGGTGACGCACCACCAGCAGGTCGGGATGCATCGCGTTGATCGTGAGCGCCGTGTCGATGAGCGTCTCGCCCTTCTTGATCGACGACGCCTGCATCGCCATCGACATCACGTCCGCGCCGAGCCGCTTGCCGGCCAGTTCGAAGCTGGCTTGCGTGCGGGTGGAGTTCTCGAAGAACATGTTGATCTGGGTGAGCCCGGCCAGCGCATCGGTATGTTTCATCTCGCGCCGGTTGAGATCGACATATTGCTCGGAAAGGTCGAGGATCGTGGTGATGTCGGCGGGCGCCAGCGGCTCGATCCCGAGAAGGTGGCGGTGGGCGAAGGACATGGGCGGGCTCCGGGCAAAGGGCGCGTTCCCGTGTATAGAAGCGGGCCGGTTCGAGGGCAACCGAGGGGCGTCTTTCCGGTGGAAATACCCCGTGGCGCGGGCTTTCGCGCGGGCGGGCGGGGGAGTAGGCTGGGCGCCATGGAATCGGAAATGGACTTTCACACGGCGCGCGCCCTGCTGGAATGGCAGGTGGAGCTTGGCGCGGACGAGGCGATCGGCGACGCGCCCGTCGACCGCTATGCGCTGGCCGCGAAGCCGCCGAAACCCGCGGCCGCCCCGGCCGTGCCGGTGGCCGGTCCGGTTCCCCCGGCCCATGCCGGCGATCCGGTGGCCGAAGCGCGTCGGGCGGCGGAGGGTGCGGCGGATCTCGGGGCGCTCAAGGCCGCGATGGCGGCCTACCAGCATTGCGACCTGAAGCTCGGGGCGCGACAACTCGTCTTTTCCGACGGCCATCCGGAGGCGCGGGTCATGATCGTGGGCGAGGCGCCGGGCCGCGACGAGGACCGCCTGGGCAAGCCCTTCGTGGGGCGAGCGGGGCAGTTCCTCGACCGGATGCTGGCCGCGATCGGGCTCGACCGCGGCTCGGACGATCCGGAACGCGCGGTCTACATCACCAACGTCCTGCCATGGCGGCCGCCGCAGAACCGGGACCCGTCGGCCGAGGAGATCGCGATGATGCTGCCCTTCGTGTCGCGGCACGTGGCGCTGGTGAAGCCGCGCGTGGTGGTGCTGATGGGCAACATAAGCTGCGAGGCGGCGCTCGGTCGGAAGGGGATCACGCGGCTGCGCGGCACATGGACCGAGGCCTACGGCACCCCCGCGCTGCCGATGTTCCATCCCGCCTACCTGCTGCGGCAGCCCTTGGCGAAGCGCGAGGCCTGGGCCGACCTGCTGAGCCTCCAGGCGCGGCTCAGGGCGCCCGCTTGAAGCCGGGCGGCCGGGTCGATATGGCGGGCGAACCGGCGAGACATGACAGGAAGGGCCCCGAAAGATGAGCCAGATCGACGAGACACGCGAGTTCATCCCCGTGCGCATTGCCGTGCTGACCGTGAGCGACAGCCGCGACGCCGCCGATGACCGCTCGGGCGACATCCTGGTCGCGCGGCTCGAGGCGGCGGGGCACGTGCTTGCCGACCGGATGATCGTGCGCGACGAGCGTGACCAGATCGCCGCGCATCTGCGCGAGTGGATCGCCTCGGAGGAGGTGGACGTGGTCATCTCGACGGGCGGCACGGGCCTCACCGGGCGCGACGTGACGGTCGAGGCGCATCGCGACGTCTACGAGAAGGAGATCGACGCCTTCGGCACGGTCTTCACCCATGTCTCGATGCAGAAGATCGGCACCAGCGCCGTGCAGTCGCGCGCCACCGGGGGCGTGGCGGGCGGCACCTATCTCTTCGCGCTGCCCGGAAGTCCCGGTGCCTGCAAGGACGCGTGGGACGAGATCCTGGCCTACCAGCTCGACTATCGTCACCGGCCCTGCAACTTCGTCGAGATCATGCCGCGCCTGTCGGAGCACCAGCGGCGCAAGTGAGCGCGCGTGCTTGGTTTTTGACGGGCAGGGGTTAAATTGTAGTTAACCGCCCGAAAGGCCCCGCCGCCCATGCGTTTCCTGCGCCAAAGCCTGACCGGACTTGTCCTCGTGTCGCTGACGCTGGGGCTTCTGGCGTTGGCCGCGCAGACGGTATGGGAGGCGGTCGAGGAGCGCATGTCGCGCGAGCCGCGCGCCGAGGCGCGGCGCGAACGGGTGTTTGCCGTCCACGTGCTGCGCGCCGAGGCGGGGCGCGAGGTGCCGGTGCTCACCGCCTTCGGCGAGGTGCGGAGCCGGCGCACGCTCGAGATCCGCGCCAAGACCGCCGGAACGATCATCGAACTGGCCGAGAGCTTCGTCGAGGGTGGCGAGGTGGCGGCGGGCCAGCTGCTCGTGCGGATCGACCCGGCGGATGTGAGCGCGGCGCTGTCGCGGGCCGAGAGCGATCTTGCCGATGCCGAGGCCGAGACGCGCGATGCCGAGCGGCGCCTCGCGCTTGCGCGGGACGAGCAGCGGGCCTCCGAGGACCAGGCGGAGCTGCGCGAACGCGCGTTGGCGCGACAGCGCGACCTTGCCGAGCGGGGCGTGGGCACCGAGGCGGCGGTCGAGGCCGCGGAACTGGCCGTGGCGCAGGCGCGCGGCGCGGTGCTTGCGGCGCGGCAGGCCGTCGCCGCCGCCGAGGCCGGCGTGGACCAGGCGGCGGGCGCGCTCACCCGGGCCGGGATCGCCCGTGACGAGAGCGCGCGGCGCCTGGCCGAGACCGAGATCACCGCGCCTTTCGCCGGGCGGCTGAGCGGGGTCGACGTGGTCGAGGGCGGGCTCGTGTCGGTCAACGAGAGGCTGGCCGATCTGGTTGACGGGGACGCGCTCGAAGTGGCGTTCCGCGTCTCTACCACGCAATACGCGCGGCTTCTGGACGAGGAGGGCACGCTCCGGCGGGCGCCGGTGGAGGTGACGCTCGACACGTTCGGGGCCAACCTCGTGACGGACGGCACGATCACGCGGTCGAGCGCCGCGGTGGGCGAGGGGCAGACCGGGCGGCTTGTCTTCGCGCGGCTGGAGGAAGGGGCCGGCCTCAAGCCCGGCGATTTCGTCACCGTGCGCGTGGAGGAGCCGCCGCTTGACGGCGTGGTCCGCCTGCCCGCCACCGCGCTGGGCGCGGATGGCACGGTCCTGGCGCTGACCGGGGGCGATCGGCTCGAGGCGGTGGCGGTCACGCTTCTGCGCCGGCAGGGGGACGACGTGCTGGTCGAGGCGCCCGCGCTCGAGGGGCGCGACGTGGTCGCGGAACGCTCGCCGCTGCTGGGCGCGGGGATCAAGGTGCGCCCGCTCGACCGGCGCGGCGAGACGGAGGCGGGAGCGGCGGCCGGCGGGGGCGTGATCCTTACCGATGCGCGCCGGGCGCGGCTCATCGCCTACGTGGAAGAGGCGCGCGACCTGCCGCCGACCGAGAAGGAGCGGCTTCTGCGCCAGCTCGAGGCCGGGGCGGTGCCCGCCGCGGTGGTCGAACGGCTCGAGTCGCGGATCGGAGGGTAGGATGCGCCGGATTCCCCCGGCGGCGGGCGGGCTCCTGTCCTATTTCACCCGGCACAGGACGGCGGCGAACCTGCTTCTTGTCGTGATGATCGTGCTCGGCATCGCCGCCGCGCCGCGGATGCGCGCGCAGTTCCTGCCCGACGTCGTGATCGAGACCGTGACGGTCAATGTCATCTGGGAAGGGGCGGGCGCGGAGGATGCGGACGCGGCCATCGTGCAGGTGCTGGAGCCCGCGCTTCTTGCCGTGGAGGGCGTCGAGACGAGCAGCGCGCGAAGCCGGGAGGGCGCGGCGTCGATCACGCTCGAGTTCGAGCCCGACTGGGACATGAGCCGCGCCGCCGACGACGTGCAGACCGCCGTCGATGCCATCACCACCCTGCCCGAGGGGGCCGAGGAGCCGACCGTCCGGCGCGGCGCGTGGCGCGACAGGGTGACGGATGTCGTGCTCACCGGCCCGGTGGCGGTGGAGCAGCTGGGCCTTTTCGCGGACGAGTTCGTCGCGCGCCTGTTCGAGCGCGGGGTCACGCGCACGACGCTGCGGGGCGTGGCCGCGCCCGAGACCATCGTGGAGGTGCCGGCGGTCAACCTCATGGCGCATGACATCACCATGGCCGAGATCGCGGCGCTTGTCGCGCAGGAGGTGGACACCGACCCGGCCGGCGACGTGAGCGGCGCCAATACGCGCGTGCGCACCGGCGTCGAGAAGCGCGAGGCGCGGGAGATCGCGGCCATCGTGCTGCGCCGGAACGCCGATGGCTCGACCCTCACCATCGGCGATATCGCCACCGTGCGCGTGGAGGGGATCGCGCGCGAGAACAGCTATTTCGTGGGGGATCAGCCCGCCATGTCGATCCGCGTGGACCGCAGCGCGCGGGGCGACGCGATCGGCATCCACCAGACGGTCGAGGAGGTGGCCGCCGAGTTGGCCGAGACGCTGCCCGAGGGGGTCGCGATCGACCTTATCCGCACACGGTCCGAAAGCATCTCGGCGCGGCTCAACACGCTTCTGAAGAACGGCGCGATGGGTCTTGGCCTCGTGCTGGGGCTGCTGTTCCTCTTTCTCAATGCGCGGACGGCCTTCTGGGTGGCGGCGGGGATCCCGGTGGCGATGCTGGCGGCGGTCGCGCTCATGTATGCCGCCGGGCTGACGCTCAACATGATCTCGCTCTTTGCGCTGATCATCACGCTGGGGATCGTGGTGGACGACGCGATCGTCGTGGGCGAGCACGCCGATGCGCGCGCCCGCAAGCTGCGCGAGCCGCCGGTGGTGGCCGCCGAGAACGCGGCGCGGCGGATGGCGATGCCGGTCTTCTGCGCGACGCTCACCACGCTCATCGCCTTCTTCGGGCTGACCGTCATCGGCGGCCGGTTCGGCACGCTCATCGTGGACCTGCCGCTGACCGTGATCATGGTGCTGACCGCGTCGCTGATCGAATGTTTCCTCATCCTGCCGCATCACATGAGCCATGCGCTTGCCCATTCCGGCAGGCAGCACTGGTACGACGCGCCGAGCCGCTGGGTGAACCGC
This window of the Roseovarius sp. SCSIO 43702 genome carries:
- a CDS encoding efflux RND transporter periplasmic adaptor subunit, translating into MRFLRQSLTGLVLVSLTLGLLALAAQTVWEAVEERMSREPRAEARRERVFAVHVLRAEAGREVPVLTAFGEVRSRRTLEIRAKTAGTIIELAESFVEGGEVAAGQLLVRIDPADVSAALSRAESDLADAEAETRDAERRLALARDEQRASEDQAELRERALARQRDLAERGVGTEAAVEAAELAVAQARGAVLAARQAVAAAEAGVDQAAGALTRAGIARDESARRLAETEITAPFAGRLSGVDVVEGGLVSVNERLADLVDGDALEVAFRVSTTQYARLLDEEGTLRRAPVEVTLDTFGANLVTDGTITRSSAAVGEGQTGRLVFARLEEGAGLKPGDFVTVRVEEPPLDGVVRLPATALGADGTVLALTGGDRLEAVAVTLLRRQGDDVLVEAPALEGRDVVAERSPLLGAGIKVRPLDRRGETEAGAAAGGGVILTDARRARLIAYVEEARDLPPTEKERLLRQLEAGAVPAAVVERLESRIGG
- a CDS encoding aspartate carbamoyltransferase catalytic subunit gives rise to the protein MRDRSDPWAGILDEGETILWQGRPDATLRLGVANWAGAAFGLVFAGFALLWMALAATAGGFFWTFGLIHFTVGLGIVAGALFWPGFRRRHTWYTLTDRRAFIATDLPLQGKRLDSYRIDDDTALSLQEGDPPSLHFAHEYRRTKNGQRRVEIGFERIHDAREVMRLMHGIQRDADRSRGG
- a CDS encoding uracil-DNA glycosylase family protein, producing MESEMDFHTARALLEWQVELGADEAIGDAPVDRYALAAKPPKPAAAPAVPVAGPVPPAHAGDPVAEARRAAEGAADLGALKAAMAAYQHCDLKLGARQLVFSDGHPEARVMIVGEAPGRDEDRLGKPFVGRAGQFLDRMLAAIGLDRGSDDPERAVYITNVLPWRPPQNRDPSAEEIAMMLPFVSRHVALVKPRVVVLMGNISCEAALGRKGITRLRGTWTEAYGTPALPMFHPAYLLRQPLAKREAWADLLSLQARLRAPA
- the moaB gene encoding molybdenum cofactor biosynthesis protein B, encoding MSQIDETREFIPVRIAVLTVSDSRDAADDRSGDILVARLEAAGHVLADRMIVRDERDQIAAHLREWIASEEVDVVISTGGTGLTGRDVTVEAHRDVYEKEIDAFGTVFTHVSMQKIGTSAVQSRATGGVAGGTYLFALPGSPGACKDAWDEILAYQLDYRHRPCNFVEIMPRLSEHQRRK
- a CDS encoding aspartate carbamoyltransferase catalytic subunit; translation: MSFAHRHLLGIEPLAPADITTILDLSEQYVDLNRREMKHTDALAGLTQINMFFENSTRTQASFELAGKRLGADVMSMAMQASSIKKGETLIDTALTINAMHPDLLVVRHPHSGAVDLLAQKVNCAVLNAGDGRHEHPTQALLDALTIRRAKGRLHRLSVAICGDIAHSRVARSNIILLNKMENRIRLIGPPTLMPAGIDAFGVEVFDDMAEGLRDVDVVMMLRLQRERMDGGFIPSEREYYHRFGLDAAKLGFAAPDAIVMHPGPMNRGVEIDGELADDINRSVIREQVEMGVAVRMAAMDLLARNLRATPKEMMA